Proteins encoded in a region of the Pigmentiphaga litoralis genome:
- a CDS encoding ABC transporter permease, which produces MNSLTTTLPAPPRVSRGFGRDVGKGVWLVAGLIAAFLLLFLLLPVGTVIYSAFVTELGQPTFGHFLNFFGQTLFRESFVNSLQVSVLSVFFASVIAIPLAYLTVRFDFRGATVIQTLGVLPLIMPPFVGAVALQLIFGRSGSLNLVLNDWFGITLPIMDGLTGVVFVESLHYFPFILLNLVASLRNIDGAMEESALSFGCTGFRLFRRVIFPLAMPGYLAGASLVFVKVFDDLGTPLVLGVTNMLAPQAYLRITSVGVDDPLGYVISVIMICFSILALWLAARVMKGRDYSTLQKGGNSLQRRTLTPGMSLLAYGWILAVLLVVLSPHIGILLMSIAKVWSFSVLPEAWTLQHYSTAFNEAGGMIGNTLLYCGLAAGLDVILGTAIAYLILRTRLPARQWLDWAASAGLAIPGLVLAIGYLRLFKGLEIPFTGTLVTASWVMLMLAYAVRRLPYALRSCYAALQQVHISLEESAQSLGASRLSTIRRIVVPLMAGGILAGFVTSFITAAVELSATILLTSSESNAPMSYGIYLFMQSPAGRGPGAAMGVIAVAVVALGTYLSHWVVERNASRASARHAQP; this is translated from the coding sequence ATGAACTCGTTGACAACGACACTGCCCGCGCCGCCGCGCGTCAGCCGGGGCTTCGGACGGGACGTGGGGAAGGGCGTGTGGCTGGTGGCCGGCCTGATCGCCGCCTTCCTTCTGCTGTTCCTGCTCCTGCCGGTCGGCACCGTCATCTACTCCGCCTTCGTGACCGAACTCGGGCAACCGACCTTCGGCCACTTCCTCAATTTCTTTGGCCAGACGCTGTTCCGCGAGTCCTTCGTCAACAGCCTGCAGGTGTCGGTGCTGTCGGTCTTCTTCGCGTCGGTCATTGCGATACCGCTGGCCTATCTGACCGTGCGCTTCGACTTTAGGGGCGCAACGGTCATCCAGACGTTGGGCGTGTTGCCGCTGATCATGCCGCCGTTCGTGGGCGCCGTGGCATTGCAGCTGATCTTCGGTCGCAGTGGATCCCTGAACCTGGTGCTGAACGACTGGTTCGGCATCACCTTGCCTATCATGGACGGCCTGACCGGGGTGGTGTTCGTTGAAAGTCTCCATTACTTCCCGTTCATTCTGCTGAACCTGGTGGCGTCGCTGCGCAACATCGACGGGGCCATGGAAGAATCGGCGCTGAGCTTCGGCTGCACGGGCTTTCGTCTGTTCCGCCGGGTGATCTTCCCGCTGGCCATGCCGGGCTACCTTGCGGGTGCGTCGCTGGTATTCGTCAAGGTCTTCGACGACCTTGGCACACCGCTGGTGCTCGGGGTCACAAACATGCTGGCGCCGCAGGCCTATCTTCGGATCACGTCGGTGGGCGTGGACGATCCCCTGGGTTACGTCATCAGCGTGATCATGATCTGCTTTTCGATCCTGGCATTGTGGCTGGCGGCGCGGGTGATGAAAGGCCGCGATTACTCCACGCTGCAAAAGGGCGGCAACAGTCTGCAGCGGCGCACATTGACGCCCGGCATGTCGCTGCTGGCCTACGGCTGGATCCTTGCCGTGCTGCTGGTGGTGCTATCGCCGCACATCGGCATTTTGCTGATGAGCATTGCCAAGGTGTGGAGCTTTTCGGTCCTGCCGGAAGCCTGGACGCTGCAGCACTACAGCACTGCGTTCAACGAGGCGGGCGGCATGATAGGCAATACGTTGCTGTATTGCGGGTTGGCCGCGGGGCTCGACGTGATCCTGGGAACGGCCATTGCCTACCTGATCCTGCGCACGCGCCTGCCGGCACGCCAGTGGCTGGACTGGGCGGCATCGGCGGGGCTGGCGATCCCGGGGCTGGTGCTGGCCATCGGCTATCTGCGGCTGTTCAAGGGGCTGGAGATCCCCTTTACCGGCACCCTGGTGACGGCATCCTGGGTGATGCTGATGCTGGCTTACGCGGTCAGGCGCCTGCCGTATGCGCTGCGGTCCTGCTACGCCGCGCTTCAACAGGTGCACATCTCGCTTGAAGAGTCCGCGCAAAGCCTGGGTGCCAGCCGACTGTCGACCATCCGCCGCATCGTCGTGCCGCTGATGGCGGGCGGCATCCTGGCCGGTTTCGTGACGAGCTTCATCACAGCCGCGGTCGAACTATCGGCCACCATCCTGCTGACGAGCAGCGAGTCCAATGCGCCCATGAGCTATGGCATCTACCTGTTCATGCAGAGCCCGGCTGGCCGTGGCCCGGGCGCCGCGATGGGCGTGATCGCCGTTGCGGTCGTTGCATTGGGTACCTATCTGTCGCACTGGGTCGTCGAACGCAACGCGTCGCGGGCGTCCGCGCGCCATGCCCAACCCTGA
- a CDS encoding ABC transporter substrate-binding protein, which translates to MRIHPLAAALALTLSGLAQAGTVTIVTSFPKELTDTYRKAFEARHPGIKLEVLNKNTKAGISYLRETPAGQRPDVFWVSDPSAFEVLGRDKLLQKAPDARNPKVPAKVGNYPINDPDGLYYGQALSGYGIMTNTRYMQANKLPAPKEWADLTKAVYFGHVAISSPSRSGTTHLTVETILQGEGWDKGWRQLLQIGSNCAAVTDRSFSVPDGVNNGQYGIGMVIDFFGLASRSSGFPVDFVYPSVTAVVPANIGLITGAKNPDEATRFIAYTLSLEGQQLLFDPKVSRMPVLPYADSGLKVPAGYPDIFEIARSAKVQFNAEVSEERYALVTGMFDQMITFRLKELQAASRAIYDAERKLAGKLNAQGNDLLKQARDLAYTPLVSEADIKDPKFLALFRANKQDVAVAKQLTGMEEAWNSKAKANYAQAEGLARQAAALAR; encoded by the coding sequence ATGCGCATCCACCCCTTGGCAGCGGCTCTTGCCCTGACGCTCTCGGGACTGGCCCAGGCCGGCACCGTGACGATCGTGACCTCGTTCCCCAAAGAGCTGACCGACACCTATCGGAAGGCCTTCGAAGCCAGACATCCGGGCATCAAGCTCGAAGTCCTGAATAAGAACACCAAGGCCGGCATCTCGTATCTGCGCGAGACGCCCGCGGGTCAACGCCCCGATGTCTTCTGGGTGTCTGACCCCAGCGCATTCGAAGTGCTGGGGCGCGACAAGCTGTTGCAGAAGGCGCCCGATGCGCGCAATCCGAAGGTGCCTGCCAAGGTCGGCAACTACCCGATCAATGATCCGGATGGCCTGTACTACGGCCAGGCTTTATCCGGCTACGGCATCATGACCAACACCCGCTACATGCAGGCCAACAAGCTGCCGGCGCCCAAGGAATGGGCCGACCTGACCAAGGCGGTGTACTTCGGGCATGTGGCCATCTCGTCGCCATCCCGTTCGGGCACCACCCACCTGACGGTCGAGACCATCCTGCAAGGCGAAGGTTGGGACAAGGGCTGGCGGCAACTGCTGCAGATCGGCAGCAACTGCGCCGCCGTCACCGACCGCAGTTTCAGCGTTCCCGACGGCGTCAACAATGGCCAGTACGGCATCGGCATGGTGATCGATTTCTTTGGTCTTGCCAGCCGGTCGTCGGGCTTTCCGGTGGACTTCGTGTACCCGTCCGTGACGGCCGTGGTGCCGGCCAACATCGGCTTGATCACCGGGGCGAAGAACCCGGATGAAGCGACACGCTTCATCGCTTACACGCTGTCGCTGGAAGGGCAGCAGTTGCTGTTTGATCCGAAGGTCAGCCGCATGCCTGTCCTGCCTTATGCCGACTCCGGCCTGAAGGTGCCGGCGGGCTATCCGGATATCTTCGAGATCGCACGATCCGCCAAGGTCCAGTTCAATGCCGAAGTGTCCGAAGAACGGTATGCGCTGGTCACCGGCATGTTTGATCAGATGATCACGTTCCGGCTCAAGGAACTGCAAGCCGCGTCACGCGCGATCTACGACGCCGAACGCAAGCTGGCAGGCAAGCTCAATGCGCAGGGCAACGACCTGCTCAAACAGGCGCGTGACCTGGCCTACACCCCTCTGGTGAGCGAAGCCGACATCAAGGACCCCAAGTTCCTGGCCCTGTTCCGCGCCAACAAGCAGGACGTTGCCGTGGCCAAGCAATTGACGGGCATGGAAGAGGCCTGGAACTCCAAGGCCAAGGCCAACTACGCGCAGGCCGAAGGGTTGGCCAGGCAAGCCGCCGCGTTGGCACGCTGA
- a CDS encoding alpha/beta fold hydrolase — protein sequence MLAPVRHDAICLSDLNVHCLDYGGDGPPVLLLHSLSGNTRLFDGLIGAGLAQACRVLVPDLRGRGRSDMPLTGYSLDAGCSDILSLLDYFGLDRIALCGHSFGGLLALYFAAHYPERVTHLAMLDAAVQMHPATPLMTAAVAARLDQVYPTAEFYQAAMRSAPFVAPWDDAMQGFFDEEMLPLGIGAVTTRTRAYAASLAALHIFGESTRDWRRHARSVQAPTLLVQATQPFLMGMPMVLDHDADETVRNLPRATHRRAVGNHFTMLYGQGAQAIVEGVIDLLASPPAPALDPGIALLSCDPSVNDADDAVQEEEGAATPR from the coding sequence ATGCTTGCACCCGTTCGCCACGATGCCATTTGCCTTTCCGATCTCAACGTGCATTGCCTGGACTATGGCGGTGACGGCCCGCCTGTGCTCCTGCTGCATTCCCTGTCTGGCAACACCCGTCTGTTCGATGGGCTGATCGGCGCCGGGCTGGCTCAGGCCTGCCGGGTGCTGGTGCCCGACCTGCGCGGCCGCGGCCGGTCCGACATGCCGCTGACCGGCTACTCGCTTGACGCGGGCTGCAGCGACATCCTGTCTTTGCTCGACTATTTCGGACTGGACCGCATCGCCTTGTGCGGGCATTCGTTCGGCGGCCTGCTGGCGCTGTACTTCGCGGCGCATTACCCCGAAAGGGTGACCCATCTGGCGATGCTCGACGCAGCGGTCCAGATGCATCCGGCCACGCCGCTCATGACGGCGGCGGTCGCGGCGCGCCTGGACCAGGTGTATCCCACGGCCGAGTTCTATCAGGCCGCGATGCGATCCGCGCCTTTCGTTGCGCCGTGGGATGACGCCATGCAGGGTTTCTTTGACGAAGAGATGCTGCCGCTGGGAATAGGGGCCGTCACCACCCGCACGCGTGCCTATGCGGCAAGCCTGGCGGCGTTGCACATCTTCGGGGAAAGCACGCGTGACTGGCGCCGGCATGCGCGGTCCGTGCAGGCGCCGACGCTGCTCGTGCAGGCAACGCAGCCGTTCCTGATGGGCATGCCGATGGTGCTGGACCACGACGCCGACGAGACGGTCAGGAACCTGCCGCGGGCAACCCATCGGCGTGCCGTCGGCAATCACTTCACGATGTTGTACGGGCAGGGCGCCCAGGCGATCGTTGAGGGTGTCATCGATCTGCTGGCATCGCCGCCGGCGCCTGCGCTGGACCCGGGCATCGCCCTGCTCTCCTGCGATCCGTCCGTCAATGACGCCGATGATGCAGTTCAAGAAGAGGAGGGCGCAGCCACCCCGCGTTGA
- a CDS encoding helix-turn-helix transcriptional regulator, which produces MRTVILIEEHPIQFHGLEQLISDMDGDWQTTGCTAAELKDPAKIAAADLVLYSIPRFDMGLQTAMPIVRAMRTDKPTLLMCEDPADITAWEPLPPHVRGSIPTASSVALIRAAMKLVISGGQCFPQHRPDLVEHAPAEQTRDELGPVEHERALLGLTKRQYDVLVHFSRGATIEDVGAAMNISLATARSHAHSLYKAMQVSGKTEAVFAAVALGATLSWFPTAQSLPRAPASRPHYVDHAPATGHGYQQLSLF; this is translated from the coding sequence ATGCGCACGGTCATCCTGATCGAAGAACATCCGATTCAATTCCACGGCCTGGAACAGCTCATCTCCGATATGGACGGTGACTGGCAGACGACCGGATGCACGGCAGCCGAACTGAAGGATCCCGCAAAGATCGCCGCGGCGGATCTGGTTCTGTATTCGATCCCTCGCTTCGACATGGGGCTGCAGACGGCCATGCCCATTGTCCGCGCCATGCGGACCGACAAACCCACCTTGCTCATGTGCGAAGACCCGGCCGACATCACGGCATGGGAACCGCTGCCGCCCCATGTGCGTGGGTCGATTCCAACGGCGTCCAGTGTGGCGCTGATCCGGGCCGCCATGAAGCTGGTCATCTCGGGCGGGCAGTGTTTTCCGCAGCACCGGCCCGACCTCGTCGAACATGCGCCTGCCGAGCAGACTCGGGACGAGCTGGGTCCGGTCGAGCACGAACGTGCCTTGCTGGGACTTACCAAACGACAGTACGACGTGCTCGTCCACTTCTCGCGTGGCGCCACGATTGAAGACGTGGGCGCGGCCATGAACATCTCGCTGGCCACGGCGCGGTCGCACGCGCACTCGCTGTACAAGGCCATGCAGGTGTCGGGCAAGACCGAAGCGGTGTTTGCCGCGGTGGCGCTGGGCGCCACGCTCTCGTGGTTCCCGACGGCCCAGAGCCTGCCCCGCGCCCCGGCCAGCCGGCCGCACTATGTGGATCACGCGCCGGCGACCGGGCACGGCTATCAGCAGCTCTCGCTGTTCTAG
- a CDS encoding MarR family winged helix-turn-helix transcriptional regulator, with protein MTVPSGFPAALSLAFHRTYAAFNTSLQIVLREHGLTLTHWRVLAFLAEHGERSVSALAAETGHDQTTLSRALTVMEAALWVERRATVRDHRVVAIHLLKDGRKLFRKAMPLVADLEAAAFEGLTARDQSLLDKAMAQVQRNLGAL; from the coding sequence ATGACTGTTCCGTCAGGCTTTCCCGCCGCCCTGTCCCTCGCGTTCCATCGCACCTATGCCGCGTTCAACACCAGCCTGCAGATCGTGTTGCGGGAGCATGGCCTGACGCTGACGCATTGGCGCGTGCTGGCCTTTCTTGCCGAGCATGGTGAACGCAGCGTGTCGGCGCTGGCTGCCGAGACCGGTCACGACCAGACAACACTGTCGCGCGCACTGACGGTCATGGAAGCCGCCTTGTGGGTGGAACGGCGCGCCACGGTGCGGGACCATCGTGTGGTCGCAATCCATCTGCTCAAGGACGGGCGAAAGCTGTTTCGCAAGGCCATGCCCCTGGTCGCGGATTTGGAGGCGGCCGCGTTTGAAGGACTGACGGCGCGCGATCAGTCACTGCTCGACAAGGCCATGGCGCAGGTCCAGCGCAACCTCGGCGCGCTCTGA
- a CDS encoding GGDEF domain-containing protein produces MKAPLTPTDEPTRVDTLRALNILDTAPEERFDRLTRLAKRLFGVPIALVSLIDTNRQWFKSRQGLEVAETPRDMSFCGHAILEDDILLIPDAALDDRFSDNPLVIGEPHIRFYAGCPLRVSNGSKLGTLCLIDKNEREFGEEDKALLRDLARMAEQEIAAIQLATMDELTMVSNRRGFEALAQHAIGLCTRMELPATLLFFDLDSFKQINDTYGHAEGDRALVSFARLLLEVFHESDVVGRLGGDEFVVMVTSIEPGMLAATQRRLQDAVDAYNQATQRGYTLAFSVGAVELDPSRHSTIQDLLAVADKEMYEHKRSKRAADLPKV; encoded by the coding sequence ATGAAAGCGCCACTTACCCCGACAGACGAGCCGACCCGAGTCGACACCTTACGGGCGCTCAATATTCTGGACACCGCCCCCGAAGAGCGGTTTGACCGCCTGACCCGCCTTGCCAAACGCCTGTTCGGCGTGCCGATCGCGCTGGTCAGCCTGATCGACACGAACCGCCAATGGTTCAAGTCCCGGCAGGGCCTGGAGGTGGCCGAGACCCCGCGAGACATGTCGTTCTGCGGTCATGCCATTCTCGAAGACGACATTCTGCTGATCCCCGATGCCGCGCTGGACGACCGGTTTTCCGACAATCCGCTGGTGATCGGCGAGCCGCACATCCGCTTCTACGCCGGTTGCCCGCTGCGGGTGTCGAACGGCAGCAAGCTGGGCACGCTGTGCCTGATCGACAAGAACGAACGCGAATTCGGCGAAGAGGACAAGGCCCTGCTGCGCGACCTGGCGCGCATGGCCGAACAGGAAATCGCCGCCATTCAGCTGGCGACCATGGACGAACTGACCATGGTGTCGAACCGTCGCGGCTTTGAAGCGCTGGCGCAGCACGCCATCGGCCTGTGCACCCGGATGGAATTGCCCGCGACGCTGCTGTTCTTCGACCTGGACAGCTTCAAGCAGATCAATGACACATACGGCCACGCGGAAGGCGACCGGGCGCTGGTGAGCTTCGCGCGCCTGCTGCTCGAGGTATTCCACGAGTCCGACGTGGTGGGCCGGCTGGGCGGCGACGAATTCGTGGTGATGGTGACGTCGATCGAACCCGGCATGCTGGCCGCCACGCAGCGCCGTCTGCAGGACGCCGTCGACGCCTATAACCAGGCTACCCAGCGTGGCTACACCCTCGCGTTCAGCGTGGGCGCGGTCGAGCTGGACCCGAGCCGCCACAGCACCATCCAGGATCTGCTGGCCGTGGCCGACAAGGAGATGTACGAGCACAAGCGCAGCAAGCGCGCGGCGGACCTGCCAAAAGTCTGA
- a CDS encoding GDSL-type esterase/lipase family protein — translation MTLSALLSGVMAAIGILATAGALAQSPSMNDVQQRDAQQRDQALASTRQHYADRKAGFAQDMARRDVVMLGDSLTEGGDWNAFFPGVGIANRGIGGDSTEGMVQRLDSVLGVSPRKVFVMAGINDIAVYKKPVTEVFEHYKRIIDTLTRAKIQVIVQSTLFTGPAFPPAVNASVKDLNGRLHALCARGPCVYVNVNPALAPTGTLDLRYTSDHLHLNAAGYQAWVQAITPAMRRR, via the coding sequence ATGACACTTTCAGCCCTGCTGTCCGGCGTGATGGCCGCCATCGGTATCCTGGCCACGGCCGGCGCGCTGGCGCAGTCGCCGTCGATGAACGACGTGCAACAGCGTGACGCGCAGCAGCGCGATCAGGCGCTGGCCAGCACGCGGCAGCACTATGCCGACCGCAAGGCCGGCTTTGCGCAGGACATGGCCCGCCGCGACGTGGTCATGCTGGGCGACAGCCTGACCGAAGGGGGCGACTGGAACGCGTTCTTTCCGGGCGTTGGCATTGCCAACCGCGGGATCGGCGGTGACAGCACGGAAGGCATGGTGCAGCGGCTGGACTCGGTGCTGGGCGTGTCCCCGCGCAAGGTGTTTGTCATGGCCGGCATCAACGACATTGCCGTCTACAAGAAGCCCGTGACCGAGGTGTTCGAGCACTACAAGCGCATCATCGATACGCTTACGCGCGCCAAGATCCAGGTCATCGTGCAATCCACGCTGTTCACGGGGCCGGCGTTTCCACCTGCAGTGAATGCGTCGGTCAAGGACCTGAACGGCCGTCTGCATGCACTGTGCGCACGCGGCCCCTGCGTGTACGTCAACGTGAATCCGGCTCTGGCGCCGACCGGCACGCTGGACCTGCGCTATACCAGCGATCACCTGCACCTGAACGCAGCCGGCTATCAGGCCTGGGTGCAGGCGATCACGCCGGCCATGCGCCGCCGCTAA
- a CDS encoding ion transporter translates to MAPASPKSSADAPLHGKPDSGWRRSVYTVIFEADTPGGRRFDQALIWTILLSVLVVMADSVESIVNRYGPILQVLEWIFTVIFTIEYVGRLLSVQRPLRYATSFFGIVDLLAILPSYLSLFVPGLHFLTGVRVLRLLRIFRVFKLPRFMDEYLMLGRALKASFRKIMVFLSVVSLIVLSMGTIMYVVEGPEHGFTSIPTAIYWAISTITTVGFGDITPQTPLGRLIASLMMLLGWGVLAVPTGIFTVEMSMAHAQHARKLKSERKCGVCNTSDHDADATFCKHCSNRLPEQAAS, encoded by the coding sequence GTGGCCCCCGCATCGCCCAAATCTTCCGCCGATGCCCCGCTGCATGGCAAGCCCGACAGCGGTTGGCGCCGCAGTGTCTACACCGTCATCTTCGAAGCCGACACGCCCGGCGGACGGCGCTTCGACCAGGCCCTGATCTGGACGATCCTGCTCAGTGTGCTGGTCGTCATGGCCGACAGTGTCGAGTCCATCGTCAACCGCTATGGCCCCATCCTGCAGGTCCTGGAATGGATCTTCACGGTGATCTTCACGATCGAATATGTCGGGCGGCTGCTAAGCGTGCAGCGGCCGCTGCGCTACGCCACCAGCTTCTTCGGCATCGTCGATCTGCTCGCGATCCTTCCCAGCTATCTGTCCTTGTTCGTGCCCGGCCTGCACTTTCTGACGGGTGTGCGCGTGCTGCGTCTGCTGCGCATTTTCCGGGTGTTCAAGCTGCCGCGCTTCATGGACGAATACCTGATGCTCGGGCGCGCCCTGAAGGCGAGCTTCCGCAAGATCATGGTGTTCCTGTCCGTGGTATCGCTGATCGTCTTGAGCATGGGAACGATCATGTACGTGGTGGAAGGCCCCGAACATGGTTTCACCAGCATCCCTACCGCCATCTACTGGGCGATCAGCACGATCACGACGGTCGGGTTCGGCGACATTACCCCGCAAACGCCCCTGGGCCGCCTGATTGCCTCGTTGATGATGCTGCTGGGATGGGGCGTGCTGGCCGTGCCGACCGGCATCTTCACGGTGGAAATGTCGATGGCGCACGCGCAGCATGCGCGCAAGCTCAAGTCCGAACGCAAATGTGGCGTCTGCAACACGTCGGATCACGACGCAGACGCCACCTTCTGCAAGCACTGTTCGAACCGGCTGCCCGAGCAGGCGGCGTCCTGA
- a CDS encoding ABC transporter ATP-binding protein/permease codes for MTSRNPVPDSPAPEFSSTPDPAARVTRDDARSRLRLADTWRLLKPYWVSRDGRAGLALLAGVIALNLALVGVNVWLTNWNRVFYNALEAHDFPAFKQQLLAFCAIAAVFIVVSIFKQYYTMMLQMRWRTWLTTDFLSRWLDGQAYYRIEQAHATDNPDQRIADDLRTLASDSLTLSLGLLNSVVTLASFITILWSVSGALTFHLGGTPITIPGYMVWFAVLYAVAGSWLTHKVGKPLIGLSFQQEQREADFRYALMRLRENAEGVALYRGENTERAGLLARFGNIRDNWGWLMRYSRRLVLVSAGYGQIAIVFPLIVAAPRYFARELTLGGLMQISSAFGQVQGALSWLVDSYASLVSWQAASNRVLDFEAAIRATNRDAANADGEHGIRVTQGLPLGGEAGAPRSPIGAMARGGAPAVPAIAADGLVLAVPTAAQHIRELTLPFSLSIERGQRWLVTGPSGSGKSVFFRAMAGIWPYGRGTVDRPGDARVLFLPQKSYLPAGTPADALCYPSRSDAYEATALREVLRACRLDGLIERLDEVANWSTTLSPGEQQRMAFARALLQAPDFLFLDEATSALDEETEAAMYSLIRERLPDAALISIAHRSTVARWHDRYLRYDTRRGGEASVRTGRLEADAMPAPSPG; via the coding sequence ATGACCTCCCGCAATCCTGTTCCCGACAGCCCCGCCCCTGAATTTTCTTCCACGCCCGACCCTGCGGCCAGGGTGACCCGAGACGATGCGCGCAGCCGGCTGCGGCTGGCCGACACGTGGCGATTGCTCAAGCCCTACTGGGTGTCGCGCGACGGCCGGGCGGGCCTGGCCCTGCTTGCAGGGGTCATTGCCCTGAACCTGGCCCTGGTCGGCGTGAACGTCTGGCTGACCAACTGGAACCGCGTGTTCTACAACGCCCTGGAAGCCCACGACTTTCCTGCCTTCAAGCAGCAGTTGCTGGCCTTCTGTGCCATCGCCGCCGTCTTCATCGTCGTCAGCATTTTCAAGCAGTACTACACGATGATGCTGCAGATGCGCTGGCGCACCTGGCTCACGACTGACTTCCTGTCACGATGGCTGGATGGCCAGGCCTACTACCGGATCGAGCAGGCGCACGCGACCGACAACCCTGACCAACGGATCGCCGACGACCTGCGCACCCTGGCCAGCGACAGCCTGACCCTGTCATTGGGCCTGCTGAATTCCGTCGTGACCCTGGCGTCGTTCATCACCATTCTGTGGTCGGTGTCAGGCGCCCTGACCTTTCACCTTGGCGGAACACCCATCACCATTCCCGGCTACATGGTGTGGTTTGCCGTGCTGTATGCCGTGGCCGGCTCGTGGCTCACGCACAAGGTCGGCAAGCCGCTGATCGGCTTGAGCTTCCAGCAGGAACAGCGTGAAGCCGACTTCCGCTATGCACTGATGCGCCTGCGCGAAAACGCCGAGGGTGTCGCCCTGTATCGCGGCGAGAACACCGAACGCGCGGGCCTGCTGGCGCGCTTCGGCAATATCCGCGACAACTGGGGGTGGCTCATGCGCTATTCGCGCCGGCTGGTGCTGGTCAGCGCGGGCTATGGGCAGATCGCCATCGTCTTTCCGTTGATCGTCGCGGCGCCCCGCTATTTCGCCAGGGAACTGACGCTGGGTGGCCTGATGCAGATCAGCTCGGCATTCGGCCAGGTGCAGGGCGCGCTGTCGTGGCTGGTGGACAGCTACGCGTCGCTGGTCAGCTGGCAGGCGGCGTCCAACCGGGTTCTGGATTTTGAAGCCGCCATCCGCGCCACCAACAGGGATGCCGCCAATGCGGATGGCGAGCATGGCATTCGCGTCACGCAAGGGCTGCCACTCGGGGGCGAGGCGGGGGCGCCACGCAGCCCTATCGGGGCAATGGCTCGCGGCGGTGCGCCAGCCGTGCCCGCTATCGCCGCCGACGGTCTGGTCCTGGCGGTGCCCACCGCCGCCCAGCATATCCGCGAGCTGACGTTGCCGTTCTCGCTTTCTATCGAGCGTGGTCAACGCTGGCTGGTGACCGGGCCTTCCGGCAGCGGCAAGAGCGTCTTTTTCCGGGCCATGGCCGGCATCTGGCCCTATGGCCGGGGCACGGTGGACCGCCCTGGCGACGCCCGCGTGCTGTTCCTGCCGCAGAAAAGCTATCTGCCCGCCGGCACCCCGGCCGACGCGCTGTGCTATCCCTCCCGTTCCGACGCCTACGAAGCCACCGCGCTGCGGGAGGTGCTGCGGGCCTGTCGGCTGGATGGACTGATCGAGCGCCTGGACGAAGTCGCCAACTGGTCGACCACCCTGTCGCCCGGCGAGCAGCAGCGCATGGCGTTTGCACGCGCGCTGTTGCAGGCCCCCGATTTCCTGTTCCTGGACGAGGCGACCTCCGCCCTGGATGAAGAAACCGAAGCCGCGATGTACAGCTTGATCCGCGAACGCCTGCCGGATGCCGCGCTGATCAGCATCGCCCATCGCAGCACGGTGGCGCGCTGGCACGACCGCTATCTGCGCTATGACACCAGGCGGGGCGGCGAGGCGTCCGTGCGCACCGGACGCCTGGAGGCGGACGCCATGCCGGCGCCGTCTCCGGGCTAG
- a CDS encoding GNAT family N-acetyltransferase, translating to MHIRALHPSDYALLSPVLDDWWGGRPVGGLLPRLFFEHFGSTSCVLEEDGAIKGFLVGFVSQSLPTIAYIHLVGVSPDKRKQGYGGLLYERFFDLAAVHGCSEVHCITTPVNAGSIAFHTQLGFEIVDTGDAVDGIPVKLDYAGPGQHRVLFRKQL from the coding sequence ATGCACATTCGCGCGCTGCACCCCTCCGACTACGCCTTGCTGTCTCCGGTCCTTGATGATTGGTGGGGCGGCCGCCCCGTTGGCGGGCTGCTGCCGCGCCTATTCTTCGAGCATTTCGGGTCGACCAGCTGCGTGCTCGAAGAAGACGGCGCGATCAAGGGCTTCCTGGTGGGCTTCGTGTCGCAATCCCTGCCGACCATCGCGTACATCCATCTGGTCGGCGTGTCGCCCGACAAGCGCAAGCAGGGCTACGGCGGTCTGCTCTACGAACGTTTCTTTGATCTGGCGGCCGTGCATGGCTGCTCGGAAGTGCATTGCATCACCACACCGGTCAATGCCGGGTCGATCGCCTTCCATACCCAGCTCGGCTTTGAAATCGTCGACACCGGCGATGCCGTGGACGGCATTCCGGTCAAGCTCGACTACGCCGGCCCCGGGCAGCACCGTGTGCTGTTCCGCAAGCAGCTCTGA